A region of Argentina anserina chromosome 5, drPotAnse1.1, whole genome shotgun sequence DNA encodes the following proteins:
- the LOC126794048 gene encoding oxysterol-binding protein-related protein 2A isoform X2, with the protein MLSEFSQLQGQLKVLCEERSNLFDTLRQLEAANFEAEASGIQDGEYQLTKHEFSSLRLGKYSECSTTESSDDIEKRELEEVSDDDEMSFFDTREYFTEPNISCGSVQVVNNTNKINKPQSQFSNVEEMHTLKESNEFRYPHVERRKELPVPVEKEKGVSLWSMIKDNVGKDLTRVCLPVYFNEPISSLQKCCEDMEYSYLLDRAYEYGKMGNSLQRILNVAAFAVSGYASSEGRHCKPFNPLLGETYEADYPDKGIRFFSEKVSHHPTLIACHCEGRGWKFWADSNLRSKFWGRSIQLDPVGVLSVEFDDGEIFQWSKVTTNIYNLILGKLYCDHHGTMHIRGNREFSCKLKFKEQSILDRNPHQVHGFVEDVMGKKVATLFGKWDDSMYYFNGEVGGKPNLSDASLLWKGSKPPNITRYNLTSFAITLNELTPGLQEKLPPTDSRLRPDQRHLENGEYEMANAEKQRLERRQRMSRKLQENGWKPKWFERDGEEGPFRYVGGYWESRKQGKWDECPNIFGEFDEDLDSLEV; encoded by the exons GCAGCTAATTTTGAAGCTGAAGCCTCTGGAATTCAGGATGGTGAATACCAATTGACGAAACATGAGTTTTCCAGTTTGCGGCTGGGAAAATATAGTG AATGCAGCACAACTGAATCATCTGATGATATTGAGAAACGAGAGCTCGAGGAAGTgtcagatgatgatgaaatgtCGTTTTTTGACACAAGAGAGTATTTTACTGAACCCAACATAAGTTGTGGGTCTGTGCAAGTTGTAAATAATACAAATAAGATCAACAAACCTCAAAGTCAATTTAGTAATGTTGAGGAGATGCATACACTGAAGGAAAGTAATGAATTTAGATATCCACACGTTGAAAGGAGAAAAGAGCTTCCTGTTCCAGTTGAGAAGGAGAAAGGAGTCAGCCTTTGGTCTATGATTAAGGACAACGTGGGAAAGGATCTTACCCGAGTTTGTCTCCCTGTGTATTTTAATGAGCCAATATCATCTCTGCAGAAGTGTTGTGAGGACATGGAGTACTCCTATCTTCTGGATCGGGCATATGAGTATGGCAAAATG GGAAAcagtctgcaaaggattctaaaTGTTGCTGCATTTGCGGTTTCTGGTTATGCATCATCAGAAGGGCGGCACTGTAAGCCATTCAATCCTTTGTTAGGTGAAACTTATGAAGCAGACTATCCTGACAAAGGAATCCGCTTCTTCTCTGAAAAG GTCAGTCACCACCCAACACTCATTGCTTGCCACTGTGAAGGTAGAGGGTGGAAGTTCTGGGCAGACAGCAATCTCCGTTCAAAATTTTGGGGGCGATCAATTCAGCTCGACCCTGTTGGAGTTTTAAGCGTGGAGTTTGATGACGGCGAAATTTTCCAGTGGAGCAAG GTCacaacaaacatatataatctcaTTCTCGGTAAACTTTATTGTGACCACCATGGTACAATGCACATACGGGGTAATCGTGAGTTTTCGTGCAAACTGAAATTCAAAGAGCAATCCATTCTTGACCGAAATCCTCACCAG GTCCATGGATTTGTTGAAGACGTCATGGGGAAAAAGGTTGCTACACTATTTGGGAAGTGGGATGACAGCATGTATTATTTTAATGGTGAAGTGGGTGGAAAGCCAAATTTATCAGATGCTTCCTTGTTGTGGAAAGGAAGTAAGCCTCCCAATATCACACGGTATAACTTAACGTCGTTCGCTATCACACTGAACGAGCTAACACCTGGGCTGCAG GAGAAGCTTCCACCCACGGATTCCAGACTCAGGCCAGACCAGCGGCACCTGGAGAATGGAGAATATGAAATGGCGAATGCGGAGAAGCAGCGTTTGGAAAGAAGGCAAAGAATG TCGAGGAAATTACAAGAAAATGGGTGGAAACCCAAATGGTTTGAGAGAGATGGTGAAGAAGGACCTTTCCGCTATGTTGGGGGTTATTGGGAATCACGGAAGCAAGGAAAATGGGATGAATGCCCAAATatttttggtgaatttgatgaagaccTTGATTCATTAGAAGTGTAA
- the LOC126794051 gene encoding protein NRT1/ PTR FAMILY 6.3 translates to MTTLPETEGKTLPDAWDYQGQPADRSTTGGWTSASMILGGEACERLTTLGIAVNLVTYLTGTMHLGNATSANTVTNFLGTSFMLCLLGGFIADTFLGRYLTIAIFATVQASGVTILTISTVIPSLRPPKCTAFSDTSCIPASGKQLTVLYLALYLTALGTGGLKSSVSGFGSDQFDDSNKVERKQMTNFFNWFFFFISIGSLAAVTILVYIQDNLGRQWGYGICACAIVLGLVVFLAGTRRYRFKKLVGSPLTQIATVFVAAWKKRNMEVPSDLSLLYNVDDTDYGLKKKKKQKLPHSKQFCFLDKAAIKIPESASSTTVISNKWSLSTLTDVEEVKMIIRMLPIWATTILFWTVYAQMTTFSVSQATSMDRKIGSFQIPPASLTVFFVGSILLTVPVYDKIIVPVARKVLKNPQGLTPLQRIGVGLVLSIFAMVAAALTELKRLSAARSNGLTDNPAAEIPLSVFWLVPQFFLVGSGEAFTYIGQLDFFLRECPKGMKTMSTGLFLSTLSLGFFFSSLLVTLVHKVTGDRKPWLADNLNQGKLYDFYWLLAILSALNLLIYLACAKWYVYKDKRLAEEGIELEEVEICAH, encoded by the exons ATGACTACCCTCCCGGAAACTGAAGGGAAAACCCTCCCAGATGCCTGGGACTACCAGGGCCAGCCTGCCGACCGGTCTACCACCGGCGGCTGGACTTCTGCCTCCATGATTCTAg GTGGAGAAGCTTGTGAGAGGTTAACGACGCTGGGAATCGCGGTGAACTTAGTGACGTATCTGACCGGTACCATGCACCTGGGCAATGCTACCTCTGCAAATACCGTCACCAACTTTCTCGGTACTTCTTTTATGCTCTGCTTGCTCGGAGGCTTTATCGCCGACACCTTTCTCGGAAG GTACCTCACCATTGCCATCTTTGCCACCGTTCAAGCAAGT GGGGTGACAATATTGACAATCTCCACCGTAATCCCTAGCCTCCGACCACCCAAATGCACAGCCTTCTCCGACACATCTTGCATTCCTGCAAGCGGCAAGCAGCTAACGGTTCTTTACCTGGCACTGTACCTCACCGCCCTCGGCACCGGTGGCCTTAAATCGAGTGTTTCTGGCTTTGGCTCGGACCAGTTTGATGACTCGAACAAAgtagaaagaaaacaaatgacAAACTTCTTTAActggttcttcttcttcataagCATAGGCTCACTAGCTGCTGTCACCATTCTTGTATACATCCAAGACAACTTGGGAAGACAATGGGGGTACGGAATCTGTGCCTGTGCAATTGTCTTAGGCCTCGTTGTGTTCTTGGCCGGCACGAGACGATACCGTTTCAAGAAACTGGTGGGAAGCCCTTTGACACAGATTGCGACGGTGTTCGTGGCGGCGTGGAAGAAGAGGAACATGGAAGTGCCGTCGGACTTGTCGTTGCTGTATAACGTTGATGACACTGATTATggactgaagaagaagaagaagcagaaatTGCCCCATTCCAAACAGTTCTG TTTCTTGGATAAGGCAGCAATCAAGATTCCGGAAAGTGCCAGCAGCACTACAGTGATCTCAAACAAGTGGAGTTTATCAACCCTAACTGATGTTGAAGAAGTCAAAATGATAATCCGAATGCTACCGATTTGGGCCACCACAATTTTATTTTGGACAGTCTATGCTCAAATGACTACGTTCTCAGTTTCACAAGCAACCTCCATGGACCGTAAAATTGGTTCATTTCAAATCCCACCTGCCTCTCTCACTGTTTTCTTTGTAGGCAGCATTCTCTTGACGGTCCCAGTTTATGATAAAATCATAGTTCCAGTGGCAAGAAAGGTACTTAAAAACCCCCAAGGACTAACCCCATTGCAGAGAATTGGGGTTGGTCTAGTGCTCTCAATCTTTGCCATGGTGGCAGCAGCACTCACAGAGCTAAAGCGCTTGAGTGCCGCACGATCTAATGGGCTGACGGATAATCCGGCAGCCGAGATCCCGTTAAGCGTCTTCTGGCTAGTCCCACAATTTTTCCTAGTGGGATCAGGAGAGGCCTTCACTTACATTGGCCAACTTGACTTTTTTCTGAGGGAGTGTCCCAAGGGGATGAAGACTATGAGCACAGGACTGTTTTTGAGCACCCTTTCACTAGGATTTTTCTTCAGCTCACTTTTGGTGACCTTAGTGCATAAGGTGACTGGGGATAGGAAGCCATGGCTTGCAGATAATCTTAATCAGGGAAAGCTTTATGATTTTTACTGGCTTTTGGCAATTTTGAGTGCTCTGAATCTGCTGATTTATTTGGCTTGTGCCAAATGGTATGTGTACAAGGACAAGAGGCTTGCTGAGGAGGGGATCGAATTGGAGGAAGTAGAGATTTGTGCCCATTAA